The DNA window CGTCCTCGACCCAGGAGAGCAGCACCCCGCTCGCGCCGCCGAGGAAGACGGGGTTGTCCTCGAGCTGCGCCGGGGTGTCGGTGACGATGTTGGGCGAGCCGACGAGCGAGAGGTCGGCCGAGAGGAGCTGCGTCCGGAGCTCGAAGCCCGTGGTGCCCTCGTTGCTCACGTAGGCCGCGATCCACTGGGTGCCGACCGGCGTGATCTGCGGCGCCCGGTCCTGGCTGGGATCGCTGGTGATCTCGACCTCGGGGCCAGGGATGCCGTCGGAGCCGATGCGCTGCCCGTAGATGTCGGGGAAGCCGTCCCGCGTCTCGTTCCAGACCACGCCGAAGCCGTCCGCGGCGGCGGCGAAGCCGACCAGGCGAGGCGCGGCGCGCGGATCCACCGCGAGCGCGTAGACGTCGTCGGGCGAGACGGTGCAGGAGAGCGGACCCGCGTCGCCGGGCGGCGGAGTGCTCGAGTCGCCGCCGTCCATGGGATCCTCGCCTCCATCCATCGGGGGCCCGACGTCGGCCATCCCGGTGTCTCGCAGACCCGAGTCGTTGGGCGGCGGCGGCGGCGCGGGGCCGTCGTCGCACGCCGCGAGGAGCAGAAGGCAAGCCGCAGCCGGCGTGAGCGCGGAAAGTTTCATCACGATCATCGTAGCGCAGGTCCCGGGTTCGAATCCCGTTTTGGGTATACGGGCGTGCGACGCCGCGCTTGACGGGTCCGAGATGCACCGCAAGCTGCAGGCGTGAGACCCCTGCCCGCTGCCTCCGAGCGCGCGACCCTCGCGCTCGAGCGCTCGCTGCCGAGCGGCGCGGTCTGCCTCGATCGAGACGTGCGGGAGGCGCACGCGCGGGACGAGAGCGAGACCGAGCCGACGCTCCCGGACGCGGTGATCCGGGTCTCGAGCACGGAGCAGGTCGCGGCGGTGATGCGCGCGGCGCATGCCCATCAGGTCCCGGTGACCCCGCGCGCGGCCGGCACCGGGCGCACGGGCGGCGCGGTCCCCCTGCGCGGTGGCTGGGTGATGTCTTTCGAGGGTTTCCGGGGCATCGACGAGATCCACCGAGGCGACGGCGTCGCCGTGGTCCGGCCGGGGCTCGTGCTCGCCGACCTCCACGCCGCGGTCGAGGCCGAGGGCCTCTTCTACCCGCCCGACCCGAACAGCCTCGCGAGCTGCACGCTCGGGGGAAACATCGCGGAGAACGCGGGCGGCCCCCGCGCCTTCAAGTACGGCGTGACCGGCGACTACGTGCTGGGGCTCGAGGCGGTCATGGCCGACGGCACGGTCCTCGAGCTGGGTCGGCGCACGAAGAAAGGCGTGACCGGCTACGACCTGACGCGCCTGATCGTGGGCAGCGAGGGCACCCTCGCGCTCGTGACCCGCGCCACGCTCCACCTCGTGCCGAAGCCGGAGGCGCTCCGCACGATGGTGGTCTTCTTGCCCTCGGCCGAGCACGTCGCGCCGGTCGTCTCGGCCTGTCTCGGTCAGCGCGTGGTGCCGCGCTGCGTGGAGCTGCTCGACGCGATCACGCTGGAGGTCCTGCGCGAGGAGAAGGCCATCGCGATCCCGGACGCGGCGCGCGCGCTGCTGCTCGTGGAGATCGACGGCGAGGACGCCCACCTCGACGCGGAGCTCGAGCGTCTCGGCAACGCGATGAGCGACGCGGGCGCGCTCGAGATCCTGGTCGCGAAGCACGGCGGCGACCGAGAGCGGCTCTGGGGCGTGCGGCGCGAGATGTCCCGCGCGCTCCGACGCCGCGCGGTGAACAAGCTGTCCGAGGACGTCGTGGTCCCGCGCTCCCGGATCGGCGCGCTGCTGGCGAAGTGTCGCGAGATCTCGGACGCGCACGACGTGACGATGCCGAGCTACGGCCACGCGGGCGATGGCAACCTGCACGTCAACTTCCTCTGGGACGCGCCCGAGGAGAAGCCCCGCGTCGACGCGGCGATCGAGGCGCTCTTCCGCGCGACGATCGCGCTCGGCGGCACGCTGAGCGGCGAGCACGGCATCGGCGCGCTGAAGGCGCCCTACCTCGGCCTGGAGCAGAGCCCCGAGCTCATCCGCGTGCAGGAGGGGATCAAGGCGCAGCTCGACCCGCGCGGCGTGCTGAACCCGGGCAAGATCTTCCCGCGCCCGGGCCACCGTTCCTGCTGAGCCAGCCTGCTGAGGCTGCTACAGCAGCATGAGCACGGGCGACTCGGCGATGCGCTTGAACGCC is part of the Sandaracinaceae bacterium genome and encodes:
- a CDS encoding FAD-linked oxidase C-terminal domain-containing protein — translated: MRPLPAASERATLALERSLPSGAVCLDRDVREAHARDESETEPTLPDAVIRVSSTEQVAAVMRAAHAHQVPVTPRAAGTGRTGGAVPLRGGWVMSFEGFRGIDEIHRGDGVAVVRPGLVLADLHAAVEAEGLFYPPDPNSLASCTLGGNIAENAGGPRAFKYGVTGDYVLGLEAVMADGTVLELGRRTKKGVTGYDLTRLIVGSEGTLALVTRATLHLVPKPEALRTMVVFLPSAEHVAPVVSACLGQRVVPRCVELLDAITLEVLREEKAIAIPDAARALLLVEIDGEDAHLDAELERLGNAMSDAGALEILVAKHGGDRERLWGVRREMSRALRRRAVNKLSEDVVVPRSRIGALLAKCREISDAHDVTMPSYGHAGDGNLHVNFLWDAPEEKPRVDAAIEALFRATIALGGTLSGEHGIGALKAPYLGLEQSPELIRVQEGIKAQLDPRGVLNPGKIFPRPGHRSC